The Clostridioides sp. ES-S-0010-02 genome window below encodes:
- a CDS encoding EFR1 family ferrodoxin (N-terminal region resembles flavodoxins. C-terminal ferrodoxin region binds two 4Fe-4S clusters.), with protein MSSKIYYFSGTGNSLVVSKTLKEMLNENGEVIPLAIHRKERHIDVNEDILIIVFPVYFADVPDIVKFFIDKLNFNSNTHIYAIATCNGVAGHSLFTIDKLLKKKGKKLSAGFLINMPGNALITPPDVEEERLRSQTNRVAEVAKCINNLEFGNIEGKNNLKSHIDSVVLRLVGKNMQIATTKFFAEDNCNGCGTCKRVCPLENISIVDRKPKWGNECERCLACFHWCPKEAINIKKSFLTDRKKYHHPDVTVKDIFLDK; from the coding sequence ATGAGTTCTAAGATTTATTATTTTTCTGGAACAGGAAACTCTTTAGTGGTTTCAAAGACTTTAAAAGAAATGTTAAATGAAAATGGGGAAGTAATACCTTTAGCTATACATAGAAAAGAAAGACATATAGACGTAAATGAAGATATATTGATAATTGTTTTTCCAGTTTATTTCGCTGATGTTCCTGATATAGTAAAGTTTTTTATAGATAAGTTAAATTTTAATAGTAATACTCATATATATGCTATTGCCACTTGCAATGGGGTGGCTGGACACAGTTTATTTACTATAGATAAATTACTTAAGAAAAAGGGTAAAAAATTATCTGCTGGTTTTTTAATTAATATGCCTGGAAATGCTTTGATAACACCTCCAGATGTTGAAGAGGAAAGATTGAGAAGTCAAACTAATAGAGTAGCTGAAGTTGCAAAATGTATCAATAACTTGGAATTTGGAAATATAGAGGGAAAAAACAATTTAAAGTCACATATAGATAGTGTTGTACTTCGTCTAGTAGGTAAAAACATGCAGATTGCCACCACTAAATTTTTTGCAGAAGATAATTGTAATGGGTGCGGAACATGCAAAAGAGTTTGTCCATTAGAAAACATAAGTATAGTTGACAGAAAACCAAAGTGGGGTAATGAGTGTGAAAGATGTTTAGCCTGTTTTCATTGGTGTCCAAAAGAGGCTATTAATATAAAAAAATCGTTTTTGACAGATAGAAAGAAGTATCACCATCCAGATGTTACAGTAAAGGATATATTTTTAGATAAATAG
- a CDS encoding MarR family transcriptional regulator — protein MGGARYYLDGGIMRDFEKLYEVTSKLISTSLKVKEDLKKMFKQNGYDITTDHYALLRFLWEQDGISQIDLCEKSCKDKSNTTRILDVMKNKGLIVRKVDVKDRRKFQIFLTDVGRELEEPLNKIADIYATETFKTISDEELSLFTEALDKLSK, from the coding sequence ATGGGAGGCGCAAGGTATTATTTAGATGGAGGTATTATGAGAGATTTTGAGAAATTATATGAAGTTACAAGTAAGTTAATAAGTACTTCATTGAAAGTAAAAGAAGATTTAAAAAAGATGTTTAAGCAAAATGGGTATGATATAACAACTGATCATTATGCTTTATTAAGATTTCTATGGGAACAAGATGGAATTTCTCAAATAGATTTGTGCGAAAAATCATGTAAGGATAAATCTAATACAACAAGAATTTTAGATGTTATGAAAAATAAAGGCTTGATTGTTCGTAAAGTAGATGTTAAAGATAGACGAAAATTTCAAATATTTTTAACAGATGTAGGCAGAGAATTAGAAGAGCCATTAAATAAAATTGCAGATATATATGCAACAGAGACATTTAAAACTATTTCAGATGAGGAGCTGTCTTTATTTACTGAAGCTTTAGATAAACTCAGTAAATAA
- a CDS encoding flavodoxin family protein — protein sequence MIITVINGSPRKNGATSKVLTQLCKDIKKIKPNVKINFFNLSEVNPSYCIGCLNCYKIGKCINQNDKVEYIHDIITKSDGVIFGSPTYGSSVTGLFKVFTDRAHMMLERLLYHKPCIAVTTYENARGSKAISFMKSMVLDSGGYVCGHLSVKVGFNQNPIVERVESKIQKVSKKFVYCIEEKKNPPVFSQIYDFIAMNIILKPMAFKNIEQYKGIIDRWEAQGII from the coding sequence ATGATAATTACAGTTATAAATGGAAGCCCTAGAAAAAATGGGGCAACATCAAAGGTTTTGACTCAGTTATGCAAAGATATAAAAAAAATTAAACCAAATGTCAAAATCAATTTTTTTAATCTAAGTGAAGTCAATCCATCATATTGCATTGGTTGTTTAAATTGTTATAAAATAGGTAAGTGTATTAATCAAAATGATAAAGTAGAGTATATTCATGATATAATTACTAAGAGTGATGGCGTTATATTTGGTAGTCCAACTTATGGAAGTAGTGTAACTGGTCTTTTTAAGGTGTTTACAGATAGAGCTCATATGATGTTAGAGCGATTATTGTATCATAAACCATGTATAGCAGTTACAACATATGAAAATGCTCGTGGTTCAAAAGCTATTTCTTTTATGAAATCAATGGTTTTAGATTCAGGAGGTTATGTTTGTGGTCATTTATCTGTAAAGGTTGGATTTAATCAAAATCCTATAGTTGAAAGAGTAGAATCAAAGATACAAAAGGTATCTAAAAAATTTGTTTATTGTATAGAGGAAAAGAAAAATCCACCTGTGTTTTCTCAAATCTACGACTTTATTGCTATGAATATTATTTTAAAGCCAATGGCATTTAAAAATATTGAGCAATATAAAGGAATAATTGATAGATGGGAGGCGCAAGGTATTATTTAG
- a CDS encoding BlaI/MecI/CopY family transcriptional regulator, with the protein MKKLPQISEAEYQVMKIIWKYAPISTNEVIEKLVKTSKWSPKTIQTMLLRLVKKGALAYEKNSRVFVYTPIVKEEEYVSTESSSFLNRFYNGTLNSMVLNFLENDKLSEDDIEELRHILDKRKTKEDK; encoded by the coding sequence ATGAAAAAACTACCACAGATTTCAGAAGCAGAATATCAAGTAATGAAAATCATCTGGAAATATGCTCCTATTAGTACGAATGAAGTGATTGAAAAGCTAGTAAAAACAAGTAAGTGGAGTCCTAAGACTATTCAGACAATGTTGTTGCGTTTGGTTAAAAAGGGAGCTTTGGCATATGAAAAAAATAGCAGAGTCTTTGTTTATACTCCAATTGTTAAAGAAGAAGAGTATGTATCTACAGAAAGTAGTTCTTTTTTAAATCGCTTTTATAATGGAACACTTAATTCTATGGTACTAAATTTTTTAGAGAATGATAAATTATCAGAAGATGATATAGAAGAATTAAGACATATTTTAGATAAAAGGAAAACTAAGGAGGATAAGTAA
- a CDS encoding BlaR1 family beta-lactam sensor/signal transducer: protein MYAPFFIRFLLSTITLSFLIIIILLAKKILKKHISAMYQYNIGFMILIMLIIPFIPLKYINHLNIFSYISSFTQIENNTANTSIVKNSSDSIINNSNALKDFSVSLSQSNFDNLNILLLTLWIIGITTMIIITVHCNFKIGNIKKSVQILEDEEILSLFKHCKENIGLDKNFILCKSSIINTPITFGYFRPHIILPSESISKLSLKDIRYILLHELQHSKNKDILVNYLMCFFQILYWFNPLIWYALKEMRLDREIACDISVLKRLDENSYIEYGHTIINFIDNLSKPSNLTLTSDIGGSKKQIKRRILKITDFQIESKALKLKSILIFTIIALIVFGSSPTLSIMADVNEKYNITSNQTLYEDLSQYFKGFDGSFVMYDLESNQYHIYNEEKSKTRISPDSTYKIYSALLGLENGVITRDNSYIHWDGKYSTNDSWNKDHDLFSAMENSVNWYFQDLDKKNGMKKVQTYLKKINYGNCDVSSGISNYWLESSLKISPIEQVNLLKDFYTNKFEFKDDNIKTVKDSLLISKEAGVSLYGKTGTANINGKDVNGWFIGYVEKNGNTYLFATNIQSKDYSNGITASKITLSILNDKKIYKTN from the coding sequence ATGTATGCTCCATTTTTTATTCGATTCTTGCTTAGCACAATAACCTTATCTTTTTTAATTATTATAATTTTGCTTGCTAAAAAAATATTAAAAAAACATATTTCTGCAATGTATCAATACAATATCGGGTTTATGATACTTATAATGTTAATAATCCCATTTATTCCGCTTAAATATATTAATCATTTAAATATATTTAGCTATATATCTAGTTTTACTCAGATTGAAAATAATACAGCAAATACTTCTATTGTAAAAAACTCTTCAGACAGTATAATTAATAATTCAAATGCATTAAAAGATTTTTCAGTATCTTTGAGTCAATCTAATTTCGATAATTTAAATATTTTATTGCTAACATTATGGATAATTGGAATTACAACCATGATAATTATTACAGTTCATTGTAATTTTAAAATAGGAAATATAAAAAAATCAGTACAAATTTTAGAAGATGAAGAGATACTTTCACTTTTTAAGCACTGTAAAGAAAATATAGGTTTAGATAAGAATTTTATACTATGTAAATCATCTATTATAAATACACCTATTACATTTGGATACTTTAGGCCACATATTATATTACCAAGCGAATCTATATCTAAATTATCTTTAAAAGACATAAGATATATTTTACTTCATGAATTACAACACTCTAAAAACAAAGATATTTTAGTAAATTATCTAATGTGTTTTTTCCAAATATTATATTGGTTTAATCCTCTTATCTGGTATGCACTTAAAGAAATGAGATTAGACCGTGAGATTGCATGTGATATTTCAGTTTTAAAAAGACTTGATGAGAATAGCTACATAGAATATGGACATACCATAATAAATTTTATAGACAATCTATCAAAGCCATCTAATCTCACACTTACTTCAGATATTGGTGGTTCAAAAAAGCAAATAAAAAGACGTATATTAAAGATAACAGATTTCCAAATTGAGTCAAAAGCTTTAAAACTTAAAAGTATTTTAATTTTTACAATAATAGCTTTAATTGTATTTGGAAGTAGCCCTACACTATCCATTATGGCAGATGTCAATGAAAAATATAATATTACAAGTAATCAAACTTTATATGAAGATTTAAGTCAGTATTTCAAGGGTTTTGATGGAAGTTTTGTAATGTATGATTTAGAGTCAAATCAGTATCATATTTATAATGAAGAAAAAAGTAAAACGAGAATTTCACCAGACTCCACTTATAAAATTTATAGTGCTTTGTTGGGATTAGAAAATGGTGTGATAACAAGAGATAATTCATACATTCATTGGGATGGGAAGTATTCTACTAATGATTCTTGGAACAAAGACCATGACTTATTTTCTGCTATGGAAAACTCCGTTAACTGGTATTTTCAAGATTTAGACAAAAAAAATGGTATGAAGAAAGTACAAACTTATCTAAAAAAAATTAACTATGGAAATTGTGATGTTTCATCTGGGATATCAAACTATTGGTTAGAATCTTCTTTGAAAATCTCACCTATTGAACAGGTAAATTTACTTAAAGATTTTTATACAAATAAATTTGAATTTAAAGATGACAATATAAAAACTGTAAAAGATTCATTATTGATATCTAAAGAAGCTGGAGTATCGCTTTATGGAAAAACTGGTACTGCTAATATAAATGGAAAAGATGTAAATGGTTGGTTTATAGGCTATGTAGAAAAAAATGGAAATACTTATTTATTTGCAACAAACATTCAAAGTAAAGATTATTCTAATGGTATCACAGCATCCAAAATAACATTGTCTATTTTAAATGATAAAAAAATATATAAGACAAATTAA
- a CDS encoding penicillin-binding transpeptidase domain-containing protein — protein MKKKIKTKKLLILGALICLVTVIIGLTINFVLNGFNKIKPDEVLKQYMSFANERQYEKMYNLLDEKSKLENKKEDFISRNKKIYEGISAHNISIDIKGIKKDEDEGTKINYDSKINTLAGEISFSNEVLLTKDKQKNYKIRWQSKVIFPELENDNKVLVSTLKAKRGNILDRNGEVLAGQGLASVIGLVPGKMSNNVEDLKKLSDLLDIPVEKIQKKLDASWVKENSMVPIKTIEKIEENPDGSVKEKDKSLQESLLSISGVKISNTEVRAYPLGEKAGHLTGYVQNVNAEILKEKKGKNYNVNSIIGKIGLESLLEDRIRGIDGCEIIIADRYGDKKETLAIVPKQDGEDVKLTIDSKIQSKLYDQLKNDKGCAVVMNPKTGEILSLVSSPSYNPNEFILGMSGDRWKELNENENKPMYNRFKARLCPGSSFKPVTAGIGITTGKINPNENFGHSGLSWQKDSSWGSYKVTTLKDYGNTVNMKNALIYSDNIYFAKAALKIGENVLSKELLKLGFEESIPFEFGLASSKFGTDNKFDTEIQLADSGYGQGKVLVNPVHMASIYSTFVNDGSMIRPYLEFKENPQAEFWKKDVFSKESVKIIRDDLIQVIENPNGTGHSAKTEGVTIAGKTGTAEIKASKDDTTGTELGWFNAFTVDENSDKQYLALAMVEDVKHRGGSHYVIPIIKSVFED, from the coding sequence ATGAAAAAAAAGATAAAAACAAAGAAATTACTAATCCTTGGAGCTTTAATCTGTTTAGTTACAGTTATTATTGGTCTTACAATTAATTTTGTATTGAATGGATTTAATAAAATCAAACCAGATGAAGTATTAAAACAGTATATGTCTTTCGCAAATGAAAGACAATATGAAAAAATGTACAATCTATTAGATGAGAAAAGTAAACTAGAAAACAAAAAAGAAGATTTTATCTCTAGAAATAAAAAAATATACGAAGGAATTAGTGCACACAATATAAGTATTGATATTAAGGGCATTAAAAAAGATGAAGATGAAGGTACAAAAATAAATTATGATTCTAAAATAAACACTTTAGCAGGAGAAATCTCATTTTCAAATGAAGTATTGTTGACTAAAGACAAGCAAAAAAACTATAAAATAAGATGGCAGTCAAAAGTTATATTTCCAGAACTTGAAAATGATAATAAGGTTCTAGTATCAACACTTAAAGCTAAAAGAGGAAATATTTTAGATAGAAATGGTGAAGTACTTGCTGGTCAAGGTCTTGCATCTGTTATAGGATTAGTGCCTGGAAAGATGAGTAATAATGTAGAAGACCTAAAAAAACTATCTGATTTACTAGATATACCAGTTGAGAAAATCCAAAAAAAATTAGATGCATCTTGGGTAAAAGAAAATTCAATGGTACCTATAAAAACTATTGAAAAAATAGAAGAAAATCCAGATGGATCTGTAAAAGAAAAAGATAAATCATTACAAGAATCATTACTTAGCATTTCAGGAGTTAAAATATCTAATACAGAGGTAAGAGCATATCCACTAGGTGAAAAAGCTGGTCATTTAACTGGGTATGTTCAAAATGTGAATGCAGAAATATTAAAAGAAAAAAAGGGAAAGAACTACAATGTTAATAGCATAATAGGTAAAATTGGTTTAGAAAGTTTATTGGAAGACAGAATACGTGGTATTGATGGATGTGAGATTATCATAGCTGATAGATATGGAGATAAAAAAGAAACTTTAGCAATTGTTCCAAAGCAAGATGGGGAAGATGTCAAACTGACCATTGATTCGAAGATACAGAGTAAATTATATGACCAGTTGAAAAATGATAAAGGTTGCGCAGTAGTTATGAATCCTAAAACAGGAGAGATTTTATCTCTTGTAAGTAGTCCATCATACAATCCAAATGAATTTATACTAGGTATGTCAGGGGATAGATGGAAGGAACTCAATGAAAATGAAAATAAACCAATGTATAATAGATTTAAAGCCAGACTATGCCCTGGGTCTTCTTTTAAACCAGTTACTGCTGGTATTGGTATAACAACAGGAAAGATTAATCCTAATGAAAATTTTGGACATAGTGGTCTTAGTTGGCAAAAAGATTCTAGTTGGGGAAGTTATAAGGTAACTACATTAAAGGATTATGGAAATACTGTAAATATGAAAAATGCATTGATTTACTCTGATAATATTTACTTTGCCAAAGCAGCATTAAAAATAGGTGAAAATGTATTATCAAAAGAATTGTTAAAACTGGGATTTGAAGAAAGTATACCATTTGAATTTGGATTAGCTTCTTCAAAATTTGGTACTGACAATAAATTTGATACAGAAATACAATTAGCAGATAGTGGGTATGGTCAAGGTAAAGTACTTGTAAATCCAGTACATATGGCATCAATATATTCAACTTTTGTCAATGATGGAAGTATGATAAGGCCTTATCTTGAATTTAAAGAAAATCCACAGGCTGAATTCTGGAAAAAAGATGTGTTTTCTAAAGAGTCTGTGAAAATTATTCGTGATGATTTAATTCAAGTTATTGAAAATCCAAATGGAACAGGCCATAGTGCTAAAACTGAAGGAGTTACTATTGCTGGAAAAACTGGTACAGCAGAAATTAAAGCATCAAAAGATGATACTACTGGAACAGAGCTTGGATGGTTTAATGCTTTTACAGTTGATGAAAATAGTGACAAACAGTATTTAGCATTAGCTATGGTCGAAGATGTGAAACATCGTGGAGGAAGCCATTATGTTATACCTATTATAAAATCAGTATTTGAAGATTAA
- a CDS encoding TetR/AcrR family transcriptional regulator, with product MATKGIQTKQFIIDTSIRLFSEKGYSNVTMKDVCEACNLSRGGLYRHFNSTKEIFIDMLNSHKDNAKNLLDESIKENISARQMLEYFLNQQKSEIQSEYSGLDFAIHEFAFVEKDQRDYMNKRYNSAITILSKLIDYGQSKNEFKKCNSTILATHIMFLFDSMKTSAPVLILTDNDIDNQINLIKDMVILYE from the coding sequence ATGGCAACAAAGGGAATACAAACTAAACAATTTATTATTGATACTTCAATAAGGTTATTTTCTGAAAAAGGCTACAGTAATGTAACTATGAAAGATGTTTGTGAAGCATGTAATTTAAGTCGTGGTGGTCTATACAGACATTTTAATTCAACAAAAGAAATTTTTATTGATATGCTAAATTCTCATAAAGACAATGCTAAAAATTTATTAGATGAAAGTATCAAAGAAAATATATCAGCTAGGCAAATGTTAGAGTATTTTCTTAATCAACAAAAGTCAGAAATACAAAGTGAATATTCTGGACTAGATTTTGCAATCCATGAATTTGCTTTTGTAGAAAAAGACCAGCGTGATTATATGAACAAAAGATATAACTCAGCTATTACAATACTTTCGAAGTTAATAGATTATGGACAATCTAAAAATGAATTTAAAAAATGTAATTCTACAATACTTGCAACACACATAATGTTCTTGTTTGATAGTATGAAGACATCCGCACCTGTTTTAATACTTACAGATAACGATATTGATAATCAAATAAATCTTATAAAGGATATGGTGATTTTATATGAATAA
- a CDS encoding chloramphenicol acetyltransferase CAT, translated as MNKQQFHKIDLQNWERYTHFYYFSKMTNVGFDLTIEIDITHLLDETKKKNIKFYPAYLYIVTTCLNRYKELKIAYDENELGYWDTLTPFYAIFHDDNKTFSSIWTEYNKDFSIFYKSYLNDVEQYGKNYGFLAKPNPPKNCYTVSCLPLISFKSFTVHNHGLENYYFPTVESGKYHQKDEKILLPLSITVHHAATDGYHVSCFIDDIQKMCFNTDTWLF; from the coding sequence ATGAATAAACAACAATTCCATAAAATTGACTTACAAAACTGGGAACGATATACACATTTTTATTATTTTTCAAAGATGACAAATGTAGGATTTGATTTAACTATAGAAATAGATATTACTCATTTACTTGATGAAACGAAAAAGAAAAATATCAAATTTTATCCAGCATATCTATATATAGTAACAACTTGTTTAAATCGATATAAAGAACTAAAGATTGCATATGATGAAAATGAACTAGGATATTGGGATACTTTAACTCCATTCTATGCAATTTTTCATGATGATAATAAAACTTTTTCATCAATATGGACAGAATACAATAAAGATTTTTCAATATTCTATAAGAGTTACTTAAATGATGTTGAACAATATGGAAAAAATTATGGTTTTTTAGCAAAACCTAATCCTCCAAAAAATTGCTATACTGTTTCATGTCTTCCATTGATTAGTTTTAAAAGCTTTACTGTACATAATCATGGTCTTGAAAATTATTATTTCCCTACAGTTGAATCAGGTAAGTATCATCAAAAAGATGAAAAAATACTTCTCCCTCTTTCTATAACAGTACATCATGCAGCTACTGATGGATACCATGTAAGTTGTTTTATTGATGATATACAAAAAATGTGCTTTAATACTGATACATGGCTATTCTAA
- a CDS encoding ABC transporter permease, which yields MNLIGIFNNNFKRNINKKSGFLVTLLFPIIIVILGVMANYISKPSFNIGILSEYKNEQVLNESEKNIYTDMVKALKSTQGIDVETADFKTVKTDIITGKYSAVIYFNKGNFELYSIKDKSTNNILEYLIESYKEDSTPINISKLQENTLGVLQRIIAFIVLFLMITSTITASMIIKDKNSGTFTRILYSPQNIRGYVLGNMLYNFAITYFQYLVSITIIKLFNIDISISYINLLLMGVWISALATSFGTFVSSLFNKEMYANLFATGISLILSLAGGSFIPIDKMPTMLQNMSIISPIRCFISISTYMEDGKGWFSNMNYIYILTAIIVALILLTVGCTKRVKYLNKIEN from the coding sequence GTGAACTTAATAGGTATTTTTAATAATAATTTTAAAAGAAATATAAATAAAAAATCAGGATTTTTAGTAACACTCTTATTTCCAATAATTATAGTAATACTTGGAGTAATGGCAAACTACATAAGTAAACCATCTTTTAATATTGGTATTTTAAGTGAGTATAAAAATGAGCAAGTTTTAAATGAATCTGAAAAGAATATTTATACAGATATGGTTAAGGCATTAAAAAGTACTCAAGGAATTGATGTTGAAACTGCAGATTTTAAAACAGTTAAAACTGATATTATAACTGGAAAATATTCTGCTGTTATATATTTTAATAAGGGTAATTTCGAACTTTATTCTATAAAAGATAAAAGTACAAATAATATATTAGAGTATTTAATAGAATCATATAAAGAAGATTCAACACCTATAAATATAAGTAAACTACAAGAAAATACATTAGGGGTTTTGCAAAGAATAATTGCTTTTATTGTATTATTTTTAATGATAACATCTACTATTACAGCATCAATGATTATTAAAGATAAGAATTCGGGTACATTTACAAGAATATTATATTCACCACAAAATATAAGAGGATATGTGTTAGGGAATATGCTATATAACTTTGCAATCACATATTTTCAATATCTAGTTTCTATAACTATTATTAAATTATTTAATATTGATATTAGTATCAGTTATATAAATTTACTTTTAATGGGTGTATGGATATCGGCTTTGGCAACTTCTTTTGGAACATTTGTATCTTCCTTGTTTAATAAAGAGATGTATGCAAATTTATTTGCTACTGGTATATCTCTTATATTATCACTTGCTGGTGGTTCATTTATTCCAATTGATAAAATGCCTACTATGTTGCAAAATATGAGTATCATAAGTCCTATACGATGCTTTATAAGTATTTCCACTTACATGGAAGATGGGAAAGGATGGTTTTCTAATATGAACTATATTTATATTTTAACAGCAATAATAGTAGCTTTAATTTTGTTAACTGTGGGATGCACTAAAAGAGTAAAATATTTAAATAAAATTGAGAACTAA
- a CDS encoding ABC transporter permease — MRYFLPLFRLGIKRRSKDFFILFYNIVFPLITIMLLGYLTSKSYGTEFTSYNYYTIVTIPFCVLMGIISVSYASQDEKISSTSYRYMISPISITALVLSKLFSCTIILSLCNVITLMIIKSVFQISFGGNFLVIIFLLVCESTVVSAIGLFLGLACKNLDILRNIINIPIVIFGFLGGVFFPVSSLNPIVSLVINISPLTWVNRSIVTCIYDNNFQPIFYISSIFVMISILITVLTVKFFKKEAFI, encoded by the coding sequence ATGAGATATTTTTTACCATTGTTTAGATTAGGAATAAAGAGAAGAAGTAAAGATTTTTTTATTTTATTTTATAATATTGTTTTTCCATTAATAACCATAATGTTATTAGGATATTTAACATCAAAATCTTATGGAACAGAATTTACATCATATAACTATTATACTATTGTCACAATACCATTTTGTGTACTTATGGGAATTATTAGTGTTTCATATGCGTCACAAGATGAGAAAATTTCTAGTACATCATATCGTTATATGATTTCTCCTATTTCTATAACAGCACTAGTACTTTCAAAACTTTTTTCTTGTACAATTATACTTTCACTGTGCAATGTAATAACTTTAATGATAATAAAAAGTGTTTTTCAGATAAGTTTTGGTGGAAATTTTTTAGTTATTATTTTTCTTTTAGTGTGTGAATCAACTGTAGTATCAGCTATAGGTTTATTTTTAGGTCTTGCATGCAAAAACTTAGATATACTACGTAATATCATTAATATACCAATAGTGATTTTTGGTTTCTTAGGAGGAGTATTTTTTCCAGTTAGTTCATTAAACCCAATTGTTTCATTAGTAATTAATATATCACCATTGACTTGGGTCAATAGGAGTATAGTTACTTGTATTTATGATAATAATTTTCAACCTATTTTTTATATATCATCTATATTTGTAATGATAAGTATTTTAATTACAGTACTTACAGTTAAATTTTTTAAAAAGGAGGCATTTATATAG
- a CDS encoding ABC transporter ATP-binding protein, whose translation MENVLLEIEKLSKRYKNKEVVSRESFKILEGDILGFIGPNGAGKSTSINMFTTIVSPDSGDIYYKGKSIKNQQNVFKSAIGVVPQELAIYEDLSAYDNVKFFCSLYGFRGNELKSRTKEALEFVGLWGRHKELPSKFSGGMKRRLNIACAIAHSPKILIMDEPTVGIDPQSRNKIMEAIKTINKNGTTIIYTSHYMEEIEALCNRIVLIDKGVILEDLDKSVYKDKYLKLGFKTLEDIFLYLTGTNLRDLEE comes from the coding sequence ATGGAAAATGTACTATTAGAGATTGAAAAGTTATCTAAAAGATATAAAAATAAGGAAGTTGTATCAAGGGAGAGTTTTAAAATACTAGAAGGGGACATTTTAGGTTTTATTGGGCCAAATGGAGCAGGAAAAAGCACCTCTATTAATATGTTTACTACAATTGTATCTCCAGATAGTGGAGATATATATTATAAAGGTAAAAGTATCAAAAATCAGCAAAATGTTTTTAAAAGTGCTATTGGTGTTGTGCCACAAGAGCTGGCAATATATGAAGATTTAAGTGCATATGATAATGTTAAATTCTTTTGTTCATTGTATGGTTTTAGAGGAAACGAACTCAAATCTCGAACTAAAGAAGCCTTAGAGTTTGTTGGACTTTGGGGTAGACACAAAGAACTTCCATCAAAATTTTCTGGAGGAATGAAACGCAGATTAAATATAGCTTGTGCAATCGCACATAGTCCTAAAATTCTCATTATGGATGAGCCAACAGTTGGAATTGACCCTCAATCGAGAAATAAAATTATGGAAGCAATTAAAACGATTAATAAGAATGGTACAACAATTATTTACACTAGTCACTATATGGAGGAAATAGAAGCTTTATGTAATAGGATTGTTTTAATTGACAAAGGAGTAATTTTAGAAGACTTAGATAAGAGCGTATATAAAGATAAGTATTTAAAACTTGGTTTCAAGACCTTGGAGGATATTTTTTTATATCTTACAGGTACAAATTTGAGAGATTTGGAGGAATAA